From the genome of Hydrogenovibrio kuenenii DSM 12350:
AGCACTGGAATTAAAACAACAAATTTTAGATGGAGCGGATTTTGCAGAAGTTGCAAAAGAGAACTCTCAGTGTCCGTCTAGCCGCAGTGGTGGTGACTTGGGGCAGTTTGGTCCGGGTATGATGGTTCCAGAGTTTGATAAGGTTTGTTTCAGTGCAGATGTTGGGTCTTTAGAAGGGCCTGTTAAAACACAATTCGGTTATCACTTGATAGAAGTGACAGATAGAACGGAATAATGCATTTTGTGAGCAAGGCGTTGTTAGTTATTATCGACTTGCCTTGCTCTGACCTGATGATTTGACCAACACTCAGAGCCCTAGCGCTCATCTCTTCTGTAAAAATCATCATCTTTGTCTTACCCAGCCTGGCAGATTTTTGTGTTTCATCGGATCAGTCGTATAATCT
Proteins encoded in this window:
- a CDS encoding peptidylprolyl isomerase, which translates into the protein MAMATARHILVDSEEKALELKQQILDGADFAEVAKENSQCPSSRSGGDLGQFGPGMMVPEFDKVCFSADVGSLEGPVKTQFGYHLIEVTDRTE